In Lentimicrobiaceae bacterium, a single genomic region encodes these proteins:
- a CDS encoding DUF192 domain-containing protein yields MNKKKSKGLNIAIYVIIAVIIFTVALIFLLKPNHKPKPTIRTTTTINTIGNTEFRKDGEVSIVDKDDLTEKVRIEVEIADNDYERAQGLMYREHMEMNRGMLFFMEREEYQGFWMKNTAIPLDIIYVSSEKIIVSIHENCVPYSLENIPSKAPAITVLEVNAGFVAKYNIKEGDRLVF; encoded by the coding sequence ATGAACAAAAAAAAATCGAAAGGACTTAATATTGCGATATACGTGATAATTGCAGTAATAATTTTCACAGTGGCACTTATATTTCTTCTAAAACCTAATCACAAGCCTAAACCAACAATACGGACAACTACAACTATAAACACAATTGGCAATACTGAATTTAGAAAAGATGGCGAAGTAAGTATTGTTGATAAAGATGATTTGACAGAAAAAGTCCGCATTGAAGTTGAAATTGCCGACAACGACTACGAAAGAGCTCAGGGTTTGATGTATAGAGAACATATGGAAATGAATAGAGGAATGTTGTTTTTTATGGAAAGAGAAGAATATCAAGGTTTTTGGATGAAAAACACTGCTATTCCTTTGGATATTATTTATGTATCATCCGAAAAAATTATTGTCAGCATACACGAAAATTGCGTTCCTTATTCTTTAGAAAATATACCTTCAAAAGCACCGGCTATTACTGTTTTGGAAGTCAATGCCGGATTTGTTGCTAAGTATAATATCAAGGAAGGAGATAGGCTAGTTTTTTAA